One region of Solanum pennellii chromosome 6, SPENNV200 genomic DNA includes:
- the LOC107022419 gene encoding immune-associated nucleotide-binding protein 9-like translates to MGGSAINSDDCQISITEERTLLLIGRTGDGKSATGNSILGTKAFKSRHCSSCVTTASQLQSSQLQDGNILNVIDTPGLFDISRDPDFVIKELDKCFDLAKDGIHAVLLVLSVRTRFSREEQASVQCFMNLFESKIVDYMIVVFTGGDELDEENDEILVKYLNHCPEPLKDTLEKCGNRHVLFDNKTEDPVKKAEQLRNLISQVNLVVEKNSGKPYTRDLFMELKLESKLREMRHLKMELAKERDVRLQAEQNAEEALKKLEYMSLRVNDFIHLFGSTPELRVL, encoded by the exons ATGGGTGGAAGTGCAATTAACAGTGATGATTGTCAAATTTCTATAACTGAAGAGCGCACACTACTTCTGATTGGACGTACAGGTGATGGAAAAAGTGCAACAGGAAATAGCATTCTTGGAACAAAGGCTTTCAAATCAAGGCATTGCTCTTCTTGTGTTACAACTGCTTCCCAGCTTCAGAGTAGTCAATTACAAGACGGAAATATACTTAACGTCATTGATACCCCtg GACTGTTTGATATTTCTCGTGATCCTGATTTTGTTATAAAAGAACTTGATAAGTGCTTTGATCTGGCCAAGGATGGCATCCATGCTGTACTTTTAGTTCTGTCTGTGCGAACTCGGTTTTCAAGAGAAGAACAAGCTTCTGTGCAATGCTTTATGAACCTCTTTGAGAGTAAAATTGTTGATTACATGATTGTGGTCTTCACCGGAGGAGATGAGCTTGATGAAGAAAATGATGAGATTCTGGTGAAATACTTGAACCATTGCCCTGAGCCTTTAAAG GATACTTTAGAAAAATGTGGCAATAGACATGTACTTTTCGACAATAAGACTGAGGATCCGGTGAAGAAAGCTGAACAATTGAGAAATCTTATTTCACAAGTTAATTTGGTTGTGGAAAAAAATAGTGGAAAACCATATACAAGAGACCTGTTCATGGAATTAAAG CTTGAATCTAAGCTGCGGGAGATGAGGCATCTTAAAATGGAGTTGGCAAAAGAGCGTGATGTTCGGTTGCAAGCAGAACAAAATGCAGAAGAAGCTCTAAAGAAATTGGAATATATGAGTTTAAGG gtaaatgattttattcatcttttcgGCTCAACGCCTGAACTTCGGGTGCTGTAA